The window TAAGATATGACCGATGGTTTTGGAATATCAATTAGATTGGGATTTTGCCTCTTGAGTTGAATATTATAAATAGGATCCTAAGTTGTCTTTTCGAGAGACAAGAAAAATATACAACTCATTCTCTACTTGTTCATGAGTTGATAATAGAGTagagaataaaataaaagtttgatTTCTAGCTTTTGTGTTTTTGAGTGCCCACACACTACCGTTGATAGTAAGGATCGTACTGGAAGGCTGTGGTTTCTACGCATCTCGGATTCgcgaaaaaaaagagaaaaactaCAAGAGGTTAGTTTTCtagtaaattatttttatttaaattcattgttaatttattttcatatgttcgattataatttatgaaattatgtaaTCGCTTCCGCTGCGTTTCGATTTgatcgaaaataattttttttagccgGAATTGTTCCGAAGGCTATATAATTTCTaacaaatggtatcagagccattgTTTTACATATGAATCTAAATTAAATGAATCTAAATTTTATGAGAGTGATATTTATTGTTAAAATTCGTAAACTTTTTGTGTAAATttggtttgtttgtttgttttttttgcaTTAtcgtaattattttaaaaaaaaatcaaaaccaattttttttttggatggaTCGTGTCCAGCTTTACAAGGAAGAAGAGTTCTTCTTTGTCCAAACGTTGATCTCTTCACAATTCAGTGTTAATTGGAAAATGTTTCTCGATTGCCGAAATCAGAGTAGCGGTGTGGAGCGATGGTTGGTTCGACTGCCGCGGCTTATGTTCACTGACTCGAAAGCGCGATTGCTCGAGTAGAGATGCTCGTTGGTTAGAGCAGTCGTGCAAGAAAAGTGACTCGTCGGACGAGCTAAACTCCGGTGATATCGCCGAATTGTGGAGAAGATGGTGGTTGCTGAAATTTGTCTCTCCCATGGCCTCCATGGCTGTAGTATGgaaaaaagaggaagaagatGGAAGGAGGCGCTCTTTCCATTGGGCCACAATTTTAAATGGACCGAACAATTGTTAAGTTGggccaaacaaaaaaaataaataaataaaaaatctgacTGACCCATTTATGAAATGACAATTGATTTTACATTGGCCCAGTTTCGAATTCGACCCGCACATATTTAAATCTAGACCAGTTTCGAACTAGCCCAACATATTTGGGTCAGCACATATTTAAAATCTAGACCAGTTTCGAACTGGCccaacatatttaaatatagccAAGTTTCGAACTGGGTTAGCAAAGATTTAAATCAGATTTTTTTAATCTGGCCCAATTTTTGAATTGGACCAGtaccatgaaataaaaaaaaagtttttttaattttttggatttGTATGACAAAcctagtatttttttaaaaaaatttttttagccCAATTTaacttaatattaaaaataaattttaatttgttgattgtaaaatattgattttacaatttgatttataaaattaatttgaaattaaataaaattgttttatttgatttgttaattttaaatttcaatcaAAACTATGATTAGAAGGACACGATTGAAAATTACAACTTTCAACAATATCTCACTCTCATTTTATTTATGCCACTCATCAtgtttaaatttgatttaaatgtGTGTATTTATATGTCTTGTATCTTGTTTAAATTAGAtttaaatttcatgatgttCATTATATTGCACGTATCATTTTATAGAGACCAATGAGATTTGACcttttataattaaatcataagatgttttaattaaataattaaaacatttgagaaactttaattattttataataatgagTGGGAGAAGGATATATGACAATAAATTCTATAACCTCCACTATTAACAAAAGCAACGTGATGTTTAATTGGCGCCTAGTGACGCATATGACGTCCTCCATAAGGAAGGTTTTCATTTAAATCAAAATTCAGGGCTTAGTTTCCGAAAGGATAAGATTTTTTTAGCATGATTCATAATTTACCTACCCTAAGGCGGCAATTATGGATTGTaatttaaaatccaaaataGTGGGTCACACTCATAAGGATGCAATTGAATAGTTTAAATGCATATAGGTTGGATTAAAaggtaattaaaaataaaattgaagatATGAGATATCTTAGTGTTTCATTTATTAATAGAGATAGTCTCGATTTAATCATCATTTAATTCGTCCGACCCTAAGGCGGCTTATTAAATGTGAGATTAAATTTCCTTGGAattggtagaataaataattatgtatcatGCATCATATTTATGATTACTAAATTGATTTGTTATCtatgatatttgttcaatttattaaatgttgttttttattattaatttcagCAAAAATGTCTTCTGGTCCCGTTCTTGCTTTAGTTAATGAAAAGTTAGTTGGTGAAAACTTTTTGAAATGGAAGAGTAAAATTAACATTGCACTCGTATGTGAGAACCTCAAATTTGTCTTGACGGAGGTGTGTCCTCCCGAGCCCCCTTTGAACGCTTCTCGTAGTGTACGAGAAATATATGATCGATGGATTGCGGCAAACAATAAAGTTAAAGGCTACATGTTAGCTGGAATGAACGATGTGCTTAGGCTTAAGCACGAGCATGTGGAGAATGCTTATGAGATATATGGTCAGCAATCTAGTCAATCTAAGCATAAGGCCATTAAGAATGCCATGAATGCAAGGATGAAAAAAGGGCAATCAGTTGGAGAACATGTTTTGAACATGATTAACTACTTCACTGAGGCTGAAACCCATGGTGCAACCATAGATGATGATATGCAAGTGAGCATGATTTTGGAATCATTGCCTCCAACTTTCCTGCAATTCAAGAGCAACTATGTTATGAATAAGCTTGATTATAACATGACACAACTGCTCAACGAGTTGCAAACCTTTGAGGCCATTTCCATTGAAAAAGTCCAAGAAGGTGAGGCAAATGTTGTCAAGGAAAATTCGTCTTTCCTCCAAAGCTAGTTTGAAAAGGAAGAATAAGGGGAAAGGGAAAGGAGCTCCCAAAAGGCAAAATAATTGGAATGGTTCCAATGGCAAAAAGAAGGGTGACACTGCAAAGCCCGAAGGAAAATGTTTTCACTGTGGGATTGATGGTCATTGGAGAGAAATTGTCCCAAATATCTCGCTGACctaaaagagaagaagaaaGGTAAATATGATTTACTTGTTCTAGAATCTTGTTTAGTAACTATTGATTCTTCTATATGGATAGTTGATTCGGGAGCTACTAATAACGTTTGTTCTTCTTTGCAGCTACTTAGTTCTTATGAAGATCTTGCCGATGGGTCCTTCGCGATGAGAGTAGGCAATGGTGCAGTAGTTTCGGCAAGAGCAGTGGGAGTCATTAAACTTAGATTTAATAATAGACATTTGGTTTTGaacaatgtttattttattcCTGGTTTTCGTAGAAATTTGATTTCTGTTTCAAAGTTGCATGAACAATTTTATTCgctttattttgataataatgAGATTGTTATTTTGAGAAATGGGTGTATGATTTGTACTGCTTTAATCGAAAATGGACTATATATTCTAAGACCAATTGAACAACCACTGCTTAATGTCGAAatattcactacaagaaaaaagggcctacgacaacggtttttccccgttgttgtaggccttttaaaaccgttgttagaagccctgtggttaaagggtgtgctcaaagacaacagtgaaaaaccgttgtcgtagacgtctaaagctgacggtgaaaaaccgttgtcgtaggtatacaaaaccgttgttaaaggtcatgtggttaaagaattcgctaaaagacaacggttaaggagtgttgtggtagttacaatttgcgacggtttttaaacaaccgtcgtaaattaatttgcgacggaaatcatcgttaaccgtcgctaaatttagcgacggtgtataaaaccgtcgctcaagagcgacggttttaatcaggaccgtcgctaaatttagcgacgatatttattcaatttcgtctctaatattagcgacggtgttttatgctttccgtcgctatttttgtcagtaaaataaaaaaaatttcagtcgaaaatattatattcttgattttaaaaatttattaaactttaaagaaaaaaacgaaattaaaattgtgtaagagagaaaaattttaagtgttgtgaagtggtaaaaatttattaatatttaaagagaaaaacgaaattaaaattgtgtaagggagaaaaattttaagcgttgtgaagtggtatggtaggAAATGGACTGAGGGATGGGATATTTATAGagagtttgcgacggttttgattaaaccgtcgcaattagcgacaattattttttcaactgtcgccgatttaaaattagcgacgcttttacaagaactgtcgctttatttagcaacggttatattaaaccgtcgctaaaagtagcgacagttcaatataaaccgtcgctaaatatagatcggcgacggtttatcaaaaccgtcgctaaaaatagcgacggttatacaaaatttgtcgctaaatttagcgaccgttttttaaaaaccgtcgctatatctacatcggcgacagttttacttaaaaccgtcgctaattttagcgacgggtataattaaaccgtcgcaatatttaaattagcgacggtatagtataaccgtcgctaattttagcgacagattttacttaggccgtcgcaaagtctaatattgacaacaaaatttgtagaaaaaccagttgaaagacaacggttttttacaaaccgttgtcgtagcttgaagaaaaacgctaatacgacaacagtttaaaaaccgttgtcgtagtccaaaaaaaaaaccctcaTAGACAACgctttttaaaaaccgttgtcgtaggcgaaaaaaaaaagctcatagacaacggttttcaaaaaccgttgtcgtagatatatcaaagacaacggttttaaagaaactgttgtctttgagcggatttttttaggctacgacaacggtttttgttaaaaccgttgttaaaagtaaaaagacaacggtttttgttaaaaccgttgtctttgatgtgttgttaaatttgatttttgttgtagtgatttAAAGTAGAACATctcaaacctaaaaagcaaaaGATTTCTCATGAAGATAAAACATATCTATGGCACCTAAGGTTAGGGAATATTTCCTTAGAAAGATTAAACAGACTTGTAAAGGATGGTCCTCTAAGAGAGCTAATTGTTGGCACTCTTCCAGTTTATAAATCTTGTCTagaaggaaaaatgactaagaGACCTTTCTCCGCAAAGGGCAATAGGGCCAAGGAACCACTAGAGCTTATACATAGTGATGTATGTGGTCCCATGATTACATAAGCTAGAGGTGGTTATGAGTAATTCGTTACTTTTATTGATGATTACTCAAGGTATGGATATATTTTTCTCATGCATAGAAAATCCGAGACTTTTGGAAATTTCAAAGAATTTCATGCACAAGCTGAAAGGCAACTAGGTAAATCTTTAAAGTGTCTTCGATCAGATCGAGGCGGTGAGTATCTTGATACCGAGTTCAAAGATTATTTGTTAGAGCATGGTATTTTATACCAACTCACTGCACCTAGTacccctcagcaaaatggtattgctgaaaggagaaatcgcACTTTGCTTGATATGGTAAGATCGATGATGAGCTACTCATCATTGCCAATCTCGTTTTGGGGTTATGCAATAGAGACGGCCACTTATATTTTGAATGCAGTGCCATCGAAGTCAATCCTTAAAACACCTCTAGAGTTGTGGAATGGGAGAAAACCTAGTTTATCTCATTTTCGCATATGGGGATGCCTAGCACATGTTCTGGAAGGAAAGACTGGAAAATTGCATCCACGTTCAAAAGTGTGTTTGTTCGTGGTATACATACGCCAAGGGAACGAGAGGAGGTTGGTTTTATGATCCTCAAGATAAAAAGGTAATTGTATCGACAAATGCCATCTTTCTTGAAGATGATTATATGACTAACTTCAAGCCTTGAAGTAAGACAGTACTCGAGGAGTTACTCAATGATGAGATCATTCGAAGTCCAACTAAAGTTATTAAGGAAACCATTAATGATACCATTGAACCAAGTCAAGATATCATACCACCTCGACGTAGTGGGAGGGTAGTTAAAGCACCCCTCCACTATCGTCAAGATGAAGAGGCAAATGTTGTTGTAACCGATGGGGTGGAAGATGATCCATTGTCATTTAAACATGCAATGGAAGATCCTGACAAAGAAAGATGGCTTGAAGCTATGAACCAAGAAATAGAGTCGATGTACTCTAATTCTGTCTGGATTCTTGTAGATACACGTGAAGAGGTTAGACCTATTGGGTGTAAATGGATCTATAAGAGAAAGAGAAGTGTAGATGGGAAAGTAGAGACTTTCAAAGCAAGATTGGTTGCAAAGGGTTATACCCAAAGAGAGGGAGTCGATTATGAAGAGACTTTCTCGCCTGTAGCCATGCTTAAATCTATACGCATCTTACTTTCAGTTGCTGCTCATtttgactatgagatatgacagatggatgtcaagacggCCTTTCTGAATGGTCATCTATACGAGGAAATCTACATGAAGCAACTAGAGGGTTTTATAGTCCAAGGCCAAGAGCAAAAGGTTTACAAATTGCTTAGATCCATTTATGGACTAAAGCAAGCCTCGAGATCATAGAACCATAGATTTGATGAAATAATCAAATCTTATGGCTttgatcaaagtgttgatgaGCCTTGTGTATACAAGCACATCAAATATGGAAAAATGGTATTCATAGTGCTTTACGTAGATGACATTCTTCTTATTGGgaataatattgaaaaattgtCTTCAGTAAAGGGGCGGCTAGCCAAGCAATTCCAAATGAAAGATTTGGGAGAAGCAAATTATATTCTTGGAATTCGAATCGTTCGAGATCATAAGAACAAATTGTTGGCATTGTCTCAAGCTACTTATATTTATAAGATGTTATTGCGTTATAGAATGCAAGATTCCAAAAAAAGTTATCTACCAACCCGACATGGAATCGTCCTATCTAAGGAGCAGTGTCCTAAGACACCGCAAGAAGTCGAGAACATGAGATGTGTTCCCTATGCCTCTGCAGTAGGCAGCCTTATGTACGCAATGATGTGCACTAGGCCAGACATATGTTATGCAGTGGGGATAGCCAGTCGCTTTCAGTCAAATCCTGGTTTGGAtcattggaaagcggtaaagaaTATTCTCAAGTATCTTCGAAGaacgagaaattatatgctTGTCTATTCATGTGGAGAACTTACAATAGACGGTTACACTGATTCTGATTTTCAATCAGATAGAGATACTTGAAATTCGACGTTTGGATCAGTGTTTACTCTTGGTGGCGGTGCCATAGTCTAGAGAAGCATCAAGCAATCCAGCACAGCCGACTCGACCATGgaggccgaatacatagctGCTTCCGAAGCTGCTAAAGAGGCTGTGTGGCTTAAAAAATTCCTATCTGATTTGGAAGTTGTTCCAAACATGAATAATCCACTCACTTTGTGGTGTGACAACTGTGGTGCAGTGGCTAATTCGAAAGAGCCTCGTAGTCACAAGAGATCGAAGCATATAGAAAGAAAGTATCACTTGATACGAGAGATAGTGCAAAGAGGTGACGCTTCTATTCTCAAGATTGTGTCTGCTGACAACATCGCTGATCCATTCACCAAGACACTGCCTACAAAAGTATTTGAGAGGCATATGCTAAATCTAGGACTTAGAGACATGTCTCACATGCtttagtgcaagtgggagattgttagagatAGTGCCCTTAAAGCATTGTAATTAgattatgtttttattattaataaaaatgacatttatTATTGAACATATTTGCATGAAATATTATTGTTATGAATATCATAGTAAAATCCCTAGtttattggatgaaaatatgattttagtatatataaaagttatatataCCCGAGGATTAAAATTATGGATAATAAACTTAAATTAAGTCCGTgatgaaattaattaaagtatgaGATCTTTAATTAAAACATCACTTATGCGGCCATGAACATTATGAATGTGACTGTCTTATCCGGAACGTCGATGTAGAGACATCTATATGGGGGCATTTATATATAATGAGATTATGTAGGACTAGGACCGATTTAATTAgatatttcataataaattcCGTTGTTAATATGAAATTCTATTTAAATCATAAGATGATCATATATGGACAAATCTTAATCCTGATGTGATTATAAACTCTTGTTCATTTCGATATGATTCTTAATTTGCTTGTTTAAAATTTGCAATTGTGCATTTTTCATTACTTGCATTTtagatttatatttgaaataaatggcTGGGAATATGAATTCACAGACATGGAATCCATTCCTTCTTGCGAGAAGTAGAAAGACGATTCTCTCATTTGTTAATTCTGGAACTGAGTGTTGGGCCCaactaatttataattaagttaTAAATTAAACCATTCACTAATGAATTAATGGTAAATGAGGATAAGAAGTAATTGAAGAGGTAAACGGAAAATTCCTAGCTTCAATTACCAATTGTCTATGGAGGATTAATCCATATGTAATGATTATATCAATGGACTGCTCAATTTTGTAGAGTAAGATATTTCATAATGA of the Primulina huaijiensis isolate GDHJ02 chromosome 1, ASM1229523v2, whole genome shotgun sequence genome contains:
- the LOC140970860 gene encoding uncharacterized protein is translated as MSSGPVLALVNEKLVGENFLKWKSKINIALVCENLKFVLTEVCPPEPPLNASRSVREIYDRWIAANNKVKGYMLAGMNDVLRLKHEHVENAYEIYGQQSSQSKHKAIKNAMNARMKKGQSVGEHVLNMINYFTEAETHGATIDDDMQVSMILESLPPTFLQFKSNYVMNKLDYNMTQLLNELQTFEAISIEKVQEGEANVVKENSSFLQS